A single genomic interval of Littorina saxatilis isolate snail1 linkage group LG17, US_GU_Lsax_2.0, whole genome shotgun sequence harbors:
- the LOC138951886 gene encoding large ribosomal subunit protein mL66-like, with translation MRWSSHTIESSKVHFPISVERRTKAMLRLIWHNLRAPLHSAKSATSIGSPSILPVVQNVQTRTFSVSSAARLKQIEQVTDGNVTKIEGKIMESERAPYVFKEEEPKGCTLCKIHPYLKYTDVLILSQFLREDGCLLPRQVTGVCWGQQRRLETLVNKAQRAGLLPQFRPALKSGKPRTNHRSNYKWKRYNVYFRN, from the exons ATGCGTTGGAGCTCTCATACCATTGAGTCGTCAAAAGTACACTTTCCCATTTCCGTGGAGAGGAGAACGAAAGCCATGCTACGATTAATTTGGCACAATCTTCGAGCTCCTTTGCATAGTGCAAAATCTGCAACATCAATCGGCTCACCAAGCATACTTCCAGTTGTACAGAATGTCCAGACAAGAACGTTTTCTGTTTCCAGCGCGGCAAGATTGAAACAAA TCGAGCAAGTTACAGATGGAAATGTTACAAAG ATTGAAGGCAAAATAATGGAGTCTGAGCGTGCCCCGtatgttttcaaagaagaagaGCCAAAAGGATGTACTCTTTGTAAAATCCATCCATATCTGAAATATACA GATGTCCTGATTTTAAGCCAGTTTCTCAGAGAGGATGGTTGTTTGTTGCCGCGACAAGTGACCGGGGTGTGCTGGGGTCAACAAAGACGGCTTGAAACACTGGTCAACAAAGCACAGAGAGCAG GTCTCCTACCACAGTTCAGGCCTGCTCTTAAAAGTGGCAAACCACGCACCAACCACAGGTCCAACTACAAGTGGAAGCGCTATAATGTTTACTTCAGAAACTGA